A single window of Rudaeicoccus suwonensis DNA harbors:
- a CDS encoding S24 family peptidase yields the protein MRLGLAVVRGRSMEPTYVDGDRLLVLYDVAPRVGHTHVVRLPDASDGPRPVAVKRITRPDGDGWWVERDNPDEGVDSWLVGAIPGSDVLGRVLVRIGWPLSRPPRQLTDTQPPVVRPRHRE from the coding sequence ATGAGATTGGGCCTCGCCGTCGTGCGGGGCCGGTCCATGGAACCGACATACGTCGACGGAGATCGTCTGCTGGTGCTGTATGACGTCGCTCCTCGCGTCGGTCACACGCACGTGGTGCGACTGCCGGACGCTTCCGACGGCCCGCGACCGGTCGCGGTCAAACGGATCACCCGGCCGGACGGCGACGGCTGGTGGGTGGAACGCGACAACCCCGACGAGGGCGTCGACTCCTGGCTGGTTGGCGCGATCCCGGGCAGCGACGTCCTGGGGCGGGTGCTGGTCCGCATCGGCTGGCCGCTTTCGCGGCCGCCGCGGCAACTGACCGACACGCAGCCTCCCGTTGTGCGTCCGCGCCACCGCGAGTGA